The Kozakia baliensis genome includes a region encoding these proteins:
- a CDS encoding LabA-like NYN domain-containing protein, with product MLKENERTALFIDGSSLYFTARNLGFDVDYRSLLSFFQSQCHLVRAYYYAALPETDDYSPLKPLTDWLAYNGYALVTKNAREFTDHSGRRRIKGNMDVELAVDLLEQADRIDHAVLFSGDADLRRAVEAVQRRGVRVTAVSSLRSTPPLIGDDLRRQVDQFVELSDIAPEFTRRQTENRIRSSGPVRHPADVISDQNE from the coding sequence ATGCTAAAAGAAAATGAAAGAACCGCTCTATTCATTGATGGTTCCAGTCTTTATTTTACAGCTCGCAATTTAGGATTCGATGTAGACTATCGTAGTCTTCTTTCTTTTTTCCAAAGCCAATGCCATCTTGTCCGGGCTTACTATTACGCAGCCCTCCCCGAGACTGACGATTATTCTCCGCTCAAGCCGCTTACTGATTGGCTTGCTTATAACGGCTACGCTTTAGTTACGAAAAACGCGCGCGAATTTACGGATCATTCAGGACGTCGTCGTATTAAGGGCAATATGGATGTCGAACTCGCCGTGGATTTGTTGGAACAAGCCGATAGAATCGATCATGCCGTTCTGTTCAGCGGAGACGCCGATCTGCGCCGGGCCGTCGAGGCCGTGCAAAGACGCGGCGTGCGCGTCACGGCCGTTTCGTCGCTTCGCTCCACCCCTCCACTGATCGGGGACGATTTGCGCCGTCAGGTCGATCAATTCGTGGAGTTGAGCGATATCGCGCCGGAATTTACCCGGCGCCAGACGGAAAACCGCATTCGCTCTTCAGGGCCGGTGCGACATCCAGCCGATGTCATCAGCGACCAGAACGAGTAA
- the rpoZ gene encoding DNA-directed RNA polymerase subunit omega, producing the protein MARVTVEDCIEKVPNRFDLVLLAAQRARGLSRGEEMTVDRDNDKNPVVALREIAEETVNLNQLHDNIVRSLARAPEPEPVDEEVMDLIPTDQNIFGLQDVSAEEEQSHMSDNMSQEDMAASIEAELGGRGRR; encoded by the coding sequence ATGGCGCGCGTTACCGTCGAAGACTGCATCGAAAAGGTGCCAAATCGTTTTGATCTGGTGCTGTTGGCCGCCCAGCGTGCGCGTGGTTTGTCACGCGGCGAGGAAATGACCGTCGATCGCGATAACGATAAGAACCCGGTTGTTGCCTTGCGCGAGATCGCCGAGGAAACGGTTAACCTCAACCAGCTGCACGATAATATCGTACGTTCGCTGGCTCGTGCGCCGGAGCCGGAGCCTGTGGACGAGGAAGTGATGGATTTGATCCCGACGGATCAGAACATTTTCGGATTGCAGGATGTTTCCGCAGAGGAAGAACAATCCCATATGTCCGATAACATGTCCCAAGAAGACATGGCCGCCTCCATTGAAGCGGAGCTGGGTGGACGCGGACGCCGTTGA